From Pusillibacter faecalis, one genomic window encodes:
- a CDS encoding O-acetylhomoserine aminocarboxypropyltransferase/cysteine synthase family protein — MSDYRPETICVQGGYTPGNGEPRQIPIIQSTTFKYATSEDMGKLFDLEASGYFYTRLQNPTNDAVAAKISQLEGGTAAMLTSSGQAANFYAVFNIAGCGDHVVASSTIYGGTYNLFHVTMKRMGVEFTFVEPDCSEEELEAAFRPNTKAVFGETIANPALTVLDIEKFAHAAHAHGVPLIVDNTFATPVNCRPFDWGADIVTHSTTKYMDGHGAGVGGCIVDSGKFDWLAHADKFPGLTTPDESYHGITYAEKFGLGGAFITKCTAQLMRDFGSIQSPQNAFLLNLGLESLHVRMPRHCENALAVARYLKESPKISFVTYPGLEGDRYYALAQKYMPHGTCGVVSFGFRGGRMAAETFMKHLKLAAIETHVADARTCVLHPASATHRQMNDQELAAAGITPDLVRLSCGIEHADDLIEDIRQALEAV; from the coding sequence ATGAGCGATTACCGTCCGGAAACCATCTGCGTCCAGGGGGGCTACACACCCGGAAACGGCGAGCCCCGCCAGATTCCCATCATCCAGTCCACCACCTTCAAGTACGCCACCTCCGAGGACATGGGGAAGCTCTTTGACCTGGAGGCCAGCGGGTACTTCTATACCCGCCTCCAAAACCCCACCAATGACGCCGTGGCCGCGAAGATCTCCCAGCTGGAGGGCGGCACCGCCGCCATGCTGACCTCCTCTGGTCAGGCGGCCAACTTCTACGCGGTGTTCAATATCGCCGGCTGCGGCGACCATGTGGTGGCGTCCTCCACCATCTACGGCGGCACGTACAACCTGTTCCACGTGACCATGAAGCGGATGGGTGTGGAGTTCACCTTCGTGGAGCCGGACTGTTCTGAGGAGGAATTGGAGGCCGCCTTCCGCCCCAATACGAAGGCGGTGTTCGGAGAGACCATCGCGAACCCGGCCCTGACGGTGCTGGACATTGAGAAGTTTGCCCACGCGGCCCACGCCCACGGCGTGCCGCTGATTGTGGATAACACCTTTGCAACGCCGGTGAACTGCCGGCCCTTTGACTGGGGCGCGGACATCGTTACCCATTCCACCACCAAGTATATGGACGGCCACGGAGCTGGAGTGGGCGGCTGCATCGTGGATAGCGGCAAGTTCGACTGGCTGGCCCACGCTGACAAGTTCCCCGGCCTCACCACCCCGGACGAGAGCTACCACGGCATCACCTACGCGGAGAAATTCGGCCTGGGCGGAGCTTTTATCACCAAGTGTACCGCCCAGCTCATGCGGGACTTCGGCTCCATTCAGTCCCCCCAAAACGCCTTTTTGCTGAACTTGGGGCTGGAGAGTCTCCATGTCCGGATGCCCCGCCACTGTGAAAACGCCCTGGCTGTTGCGCGCTACCTCAAGGAGAGCCCTAAGATCTCCTTTGTCACCTACCCGGGGCTGGAGGGGGACCGCTACTATGCGCTGGCGCAAAAATATATGCCCCACGGTACCTGCGGCGTGGTGTCCTTTGGCTTCCGGGGCGGCCGGATGGCGGCAGAGACCTTCATGAAGCATCTGAAGCTGGCCGCTATTGAGACCCATGTGGCTGACGCCCGGACCTGCGTCCTCCATCCGGCCAGTGCCACCCACCGCCAGATGAACGACCAGGAGCTGGCAGCTGCCGGTATCACACCGGACCTGGTGCGCCTGTCCTGCGGAATTGAGCACGCGGACGATCTGATCGAGGACATCCGGCAGGCGCTGGAGGCCGTGTGA
- the metA gene encoding homoserine O-acetyltransferase MetA, which produces MPIKIPNELPATNVLTAENIFVMTETRAITQDIRPLQILLLNLMPTKVDTETQLARVLGNTPLQIELELIAPSGHVSKNTSQAHMLAFYKTFDEVCERTFDGLVITGAPVELMEFEEVDYWPELCRIMEWSKTHVHSTLHICWGAQAGLYYHYGIPKRVLEKKLFGVFEHTVEDPNFILFRGFDDTFWVPHSRNTTVDRADIEAVPALKVLASSREAGVYAVKTDQGRQVFLMGHAEYDRDTLRREYMRDLAAGVDIQIPQHYFPGDDPSRKPRMNWRSCAHLLYANWLNYCVYQTAPYDIRDIERGIRTDS; this is translated from the coding sequence ATGCCTATCAAGATTCCAAATGAGCTCCCAGCCACCAATGTGCTGACGGCGGAGAACATCTTCGTCATGACGGAGACCCGGGCCATCACCCAGGACATCCGCCCGCTGCAGATTCTGCTCTTGAACCTGATGCCTACCAAGGTGGACACGGAGACCCAGCTGGCCCGGGTGCTGGGCAACACGCCGCTGCAGATTGAGCTGGAGCTGATCGCCCCCAGCGGCCACGTGTCCAAGAACACCTCCCAGGCTCACATGCTGGCCTTTTACAAGACCTTTGACGAGGTGTGCGAGCGGACGTTTGACGGCCTTGTGATCACCGGTGCGCCGGTGGAGCTGATGGAGTTTGAGGAGGTGGACTACTGGCCGGAGCTGTGCCGGATCATGGAGTGGTCCAAGACCCACGTCCACTCCACCCTTCATATCTGCTGGGGGGCCCAGGCGGGGCTCTACTACCATTATGGCATCCCCAAGCGGGTGCTGGAGAAAAAGCTCTTCGGCGTCTTTGAGCACACGGTGGAGGACCCGAACTTCATCCTTTTCCGGGGCTTTGACGACACCTTCTGGGTGCCTCATTCCCGCAATACCACGGTGGACCGGGCAGATATTGAGGCGGTGCCGGCGCTGAAGGTGCTGGCCTCCTCCCGGGAGGCGGGAGTCTATGCCGTGAAGACCGATCAGGGCCGGCAGGTATTTTTAATGGGCCATGCAGAATACGACCGGGACACGCTGCGCAGGGAGTACATGCGGGATTTGGCGGCGGGCGTGGACATCCAGATTCCCCAGCACTATTTTCCGGGAGACGATCCCAGCCGAAAGCCCCGGATGAACTGGCGCAGCTGTGCCCATCTGCTCTATGCCAACTGGCTGAACTACTGCGTGTACCAGACCGCGCCCTATGACATCCGGGACATTGAGCGGGGCATTCGTACGGACAGCTAA
- a CDS encoding nitroreductase family protein yields the protein MDYSALIQFRKSVRAFQDKAVPDAVKQELAAYFREGCKRLLPELKTELRFFEKDTQSVLEGAAGYQEFLIGAPCYLVILSEAAEHAGENAGYMGEDLVLKLSDMGLDSCWLTFTDEAKVREALGLDTPLQVAGVLAFGYGKKMPKKIRLNILSMSNVNAAAVRQYYAPKVSLYDMVFADRWGCGDGVDSLIGDMDSMLWRAFYAASLAPSYMNRQPYGFILHGSDVVLVRKPDAYTDDIDARLNLGIVLLHFSAVASQLLGKLKWEMGGSDEGLELPAGYSVSARCRIG from the coding sequence ATGGATTACAGCGCTCTCATTCAATTTCGCAAGTCGGTCCGTGCCTTTCAGGACAAAGCCGTTCCTGATGCCGTGAAGCAGGAGCTGGCGGCATACTTCCGTGAGGGTTGCAAGCGGCTGCTTCCGGAACTCAAGACGGAACTCCGTTTTTTTGAGAAGGACACGCAGTCTGTCCTGGAGGGCGCAGCTGGCTATCAAGAGTTTTTGATTGGTGCGCCCTGCTATCTGGTGATCTTGTCCGAGGCGGCGGAGCATGCCGGGGAAAACGCCGGCTACATGGGCGAGGATCTGGTGCTGAAGCTCTCTGATATGGGACTGGACAGCTGCTGGCTGACCTTTACCGATGAAGCCAAGGTGCGGGAGGCGCTGGGGCTTGACACGCCGCTGCAGGTTGCAGGGGTTCTGGCGTTTGGTTACGGCAAAAAAATGCCCAAAAAGATCCGCCTGAATATCCTGAGCATGTCCAATGTTAACGCTGCCGCTGTACGGCAGTACTATGCTCCGAAGGTGAGTCTCTATGATATGGTCTTCGCAGATCGGTGGGGCTGCGGCGATGGTGTGGACAGCTTGATCGGTGATATGGACAGTATGCTCTGGCGTGCGTTTTATGCTGCGAGCCTGGCGCCCAGCTATATGAACCGCCAGCCCTATGGCTTTATTCTGCACGGCAGTGATGTGGTCTTGGTGAGAAAGCCGGACGCCTACACAGACGATATTGACGCGCGATTGAACCTGGGTATTGTGCTGCTGCATTTCTCCGCTGTGGCCTCCCAGCTTTTGGGGAAGCTGAAGTGGGAGATGGGCGGTTCTGACGAAGGTCTGGAGCTTCCGGCTGGCTATTCCGTATCTGCCCGCTGCCGCATTGGCTGA
- a CDS encoding DUF6442 family protein → MRKEEILDRYRREGADEGLDQVNRRGDDAGFYALLGLALPLMLYQVFRALPFGDLSAVLFAFGAAGMFSRYHSTKDRRCLGFGIFNALACLLSLGWYLWLTL, encoded by the coding sequence ATGAGGAAAGAGGAAATTTTGGACCGCTACCGGCGCGAGGGGGCCGACGAGGGACTGGATCAGGTGAACCGCCGGGGAGACGACGCGGGCTTTTACGCCCTTCTGGGCCTTGCCCTGCCGCTGATGCTGTACCAGGTGTTCCGCGCCCTGCCCTTTGGGGATTTGTCCGCAGTGCTGTTCGCCTTCGGCGCGGCAGGAATGTTCTCCCGCTACCACAGCACAAAGGACCGCCGATGCCTGGGCTTCGGCATTTTCAACGCCCTGGCGTGCCTGCTGAGCCTGGGCTGGTATCTCTGGCTGACTCTGTAA
- a CDS encoding helix-turn-helix transcriptional regulator, whose protein sequence is MDDQLILKNRLKVARAEKNLSQTQLAELVGVSRNTISSIETGQFNPTAKLALVLCIALDKKFEDLFYFD, encoded by the coding sequence ATGGACGATCAGTTGATTCTGAAAAACCGGCTGAAGGTGGCCCGGGCAGAGAAGAACCTCTCCCAGACCCAGCTGGCGGAGCTGGTGGGCGTGTCCCGAAACACCATCAGCTCCATTGAGACGGGGCAGTTCAACCCCACAGCCAAACTGGCCTTGGTGTTGTGCATCGCCCTGGACAAGAAATTCGAGGACCTATTTTATTTCGACTGA